The following coding sequences lie in one Candidatus Omnitrophota bacterium genomic window:
- a CDS encoding DUF5989 family protein gives MGKFLILKELGEFLWIRKKWWLTPILIMFVLFGMLVFFTQSSAVAPFIYTLF, from the coding sequence GTGGGTAAATTTTTAATTTTAAAAGAGTTAGGGGAGTTTCTGTGGATAAGGAAAAAGTGGTGGCTAACTCCGATTTTAATTATGTTTGTTTTGTTTGGGATGTTGGTATTTTTTACACAGAGTAGTGCAGTAGCTCCATTCATTTATACGCTTTTCTAA
- the gmhB gene encoding D-glycero-beta-D-manno-heptose 1,7-bisphosphate 7-phosphatase: MKAIFLDRDGVINRYPGDKLYVTSIKKFKFLPYAKKAIALLTKNGFKIFVASNQAGIGKGIYSQKTLNMITVKMLSDIEKAGGRIDKVYYCTHRKEIGCSCRKPKPGLLKMAAEEFKINLKDAYFIGDAIRDIFTANAAGCKSILVLTGKEKQKNQKNWKVKPDFVFKNLLAVAKFLK, from the coding sequence ATGAAAGCAATTTTTTTAGATAGAGATGGCGTAATAAATAGGTATCCTGGGGATAAGCTATATGTAACTTCAATAAAGAAATTCAAGTTTTTGCCATATGCAAAAAAAGCAATTGCTTTATTGACCAAAAATGGTTTTAAAATATTTGTAGCATCCAATCAGGCTGGAATAGGTAAGGGTATATATAGCCAGAAAACTTTAAATATGATAACTGTCAAGATGCTCTCTGATATTGAGAAAGCGGGAGGCAGGATTGATAAGGTTTATTATTGTACTCATCGTAAAGAAATAGGTTGCTCCTGTCGTAAGCCAAAACCAGGGTTGTTAAAGATGGCTGCAGAAGAGTTTAAAATTAATTTAAAAGACGCTTATTTTATTGGCGATGCCATACGCGATATCTTTACTGCGAATGCAGCAGGATGCAAGTCTATTCTGGTGTTGACTGGGAAAGAAAAACAAAAAAATCAAAAAAATTGGAAAGTAAAGCCGGATTTTGTATTTAAGAACTTATTGGCGGTAGCTAAATTTTTAAAATAA
- a CDS encoding DegT/DnrJ/EryC1/StrS family aminotransferase, producing MNIPTLDLKKQIEPIRQELDAAIKEVIDNTSFILGSGVDKFERHVTEYSGAKYAIGVSNGTDAISLAMLALGIKPDDGVICPAFTYYATAGAVANIGAVPVFADIDCDTYNISLESVEKILSRKNKFKIKAIIPVHLYGACADMDGVLKLARQYKIKVVEDTAQAFGAEYRGKKAGTLGDCGTVSFYPGKNIGAFGDAGLILTNIKNLAEKIRIFRNQGNKDKYYHLFLGRNNRLDSIQAAVLDVKLKYLDIWNKKRQEVAQYYNRNLAGLNLKLPVVARNSTHIYHQYVLRAQVSNKSFVDYLQTKGIDSRVFYPVPLHLQKCFKYLGYKTGNFPEAEKAAKQTFTLPIYPELTLEEKNYIISQVETVSLPCRQAAQSGNRVKI from the coding sequence ATGAATATACCGACATTGGATTTAAAGAAGCAGATTGAGCCGATTCGTCAGGAATTGGATGCGGCAATAAAAGAAGTAATTGATAATACAAGTTTTATTCTTGGATCTGGTGTCGATAAGTTCGAGCGGCATGTTACTGAATATTCCGGCGCAAAATATGCAATTGGAGTTTCAAATGGTACCGACGCTATTTCTCTTGCAATGTTAGCGCTGGGAATTAAGCCTGATGATGGTGTAATTTGTCCTGCGTTTACCTATTATGCGACAGCTGGAGCGGTGGCAAATATAGGGGCTGTCCCGGTTTTTGCGGATATTGATTGCGATACTTATAATATTTCGCTTGAAAGTGTGGAAAAAATATTATCTAGAAAGAATAAATTCAAAATAAAAGCAATTATTCCAGTGCATCTTTACGGGGCTTGTGCTGACATGGATGGGGTTTTGAAGCTGGCGCGTCAGTATAAAATCAAGGTTGTGGAAGATACAGCACAAGCATTCGGGGCAGAGTATCGAGGTAAAAAAGCAGGTACGCTTGGTGATTGCGGCACTGTGAGTTTCTACCCTGGAAAAAATATCGGTGCCTTTGGGGATGCAGGATTAATATTAACAAATATTAAAAACCTGGCAGAAAAAATAAGAATTTTTCGTAATCAAGGTAATAAGGATAAATATTATCATTTATTTTTGGGCCGTAATAACCGCTTAGATTCAATTCAGGCTGCAGTTCTTGATGTTAAGCTGAAATATCTTGATATATGGAATAAAAAGAGGCAGGAGGTTGCGCAGTACTACAATAGGAATTTAGCCGGGCTTAATCTTAAGTTACCGGTTGTAGCTAGAAATTCTACGCATATTTATCATCAGTATGTTCTTAGAGCACAGGTTTCAAATAAAAGCTTCGTGGATTACTTGCAAACAAAAGGAATTGATTCACGGGTATTTTATCCGGTTCCTTTGCATTTGCAGAAATGTTTTAAATATTTAGGATATAAAACAGGAAATTTTCCGGAAGCAGAAAAAGCGGCAAAGCAAACCTTTACTTTGCCGATTTATCCGGAGTTAACTCTGGAGGAAAAAAATTATATCATTTCTCAAGTCGAAACTGTTTCCCTGCCTTGCCGGCAGGCAGCTCAATCGGGAAATAGGGTAAAAATATGA
- the priA gene encoding primosomal protein N', whose amino-acid sequence MLYANVVLGLPIDGPFDYLVPPDLENKITVGIRVLVNFRNKREVAYVVGLNKKTKIKKIKEILSVLDQAPILDESMLLLTRNLAQYYCCSWGEAIETALPEGLRKGKETKKGDGSLFFNKVTGKENRPLFLQGQERMSVYLKEIKQFCADRRSVIVLFSDISEAERAKKLIEQDSGLEVFLVFRKQLKELEVWEKIRQAQCCIVVGTRSSIFSPVNNLGLIIVDQEDDSVYKQEQVPHYHAREVGLMRAQIDGAKIILGSYCLSLRSFYLAHKENHEFRIVPSETAYPLVKVIDLSRLAYAERKIKSIFSKLLADAVYSTLGERGKILLVINRKGFATSASCHNCGVALKCPRCNINLVFHFGEDKLKCHHCNFKMELPKICPNCNAGYIKYSGIGTEKVESELARIFPQASVKIIDEQKGMVNLSDADIFVGTGFVAKQQGSIRFDLIGVLAIDNSLNRIDFMASEKTFSMLMSLVSLTAKKMIIQSANASHHCFQALIKNDPELFYERELAQRKQLNLAPFKHMILLKIRGINPEKVKKASVDLFQRLNALKTASMKILSLNCGQPAKLRGNFYYQILMRASSPQKASHFLKSHLKEWHYSGIIVTIDVDPV is encoded by the coding sequence ATGTTATACGCTAATGTTGTATTGGGGCTGCCTATTGACGGGCCATTTGATTACCTTGTTCCGCCTGATTTAGAGAATAAAATTACTGTTGGGATAAGGGTTTTGGTAAATTTCCGCAATAAAAGAGAAGTAGCCTATGTAGTTGGATTAAATAAAAAAACCAAGATTAAAAAAATAAAAGAAATTTTGTCAGTTCTTGACCAAGCACCTATTTTAGATGAAAGTATGCTTTTGTTAACTAGGAATTTGGCTCAATATTATTGTTGTTCCTGGGGAGAGGCTATTGAAACTGCGCTTCCTGAAGGATTAAGAAAAGGTAAAGAAACTAAAAAAGGGGACGGTTCTCTTTTTTTTAATAAAGTTACAGGAAAAGAGAACCGTCCCCTTTTTCTTCAAGGGCAGGAGCGTATGTCGGTTTATTTAAAAGAGATTAAGCAATTTTGTGCAGATAGGCGTTCAGTGATTGTTTTGTTTAGTGATATTTCTGAGGCAGAAAGGGCGAAGAAATTAATTGAGCAAGATTCAGGTTTAGAGGTCTTTTTGGTATTCCGTAAACAGCTAAAGGAGCTGGAAGTCTGGGAAAAAATCAGGCAGGCACAATGTTGCATTGTTGTTGGAACACGTTCAAGTATTTTCTCTCCGGTAAATAATTTAGGGTTGATTATTGTTGATCAGGAGGATGATTCTGTTTATAAACAGGAGCAGGTGCCGCATTATCATGCTAGAGAAGTTGGGTTGATGCGTGCTCAAATTGATGGAGCAAAGATTATTTTGGGCAGCTACTGCTTATCTTTGAGAAGCTTTTATCTGGCGCATAAAGAGAATCATGAGTTTAGAATTGTTCCTTCTGAAACAGCATACCCGCTTGTTAAAGTTATTGATTTGAGCCGGCTTGCTTATGCCGAAAGAAAAATTAAATCTATTTTTTCTAAGTTGTTGGCGGATGCAGTATATTCTACGCTTGGTGAAAGAGGAAAAATTCTTCTGGTGATTAACCGTAAAGGTTTTGCAACTTCTGCAAGCTGTCATAATTGCGGCGTGGCTTTGAAATGCCCGCGTTGCAATATTAATTTGGTATTTCATTTTGGAGAGGATAAATTAAAATGCCACCATTGTAATTTCAAGATGGAGCTGCCTAAGATTTGCCCTAATTGTAATGCCGGCTATATTAAGTATTCCGGTATAGGAACAGAAAAAGTTGAAAGCGAATTAGCCCGGATTTTTCCTCAGGCATCCGTTAAGATAATAGATGAGCAAAAAGGCATGGTTAATTTATCTGATGCGGATATTTTTGTGGGCACAGGCTTTGTAGCAAAACAGCAGGGTTCTATAAGGTTTGATTTAATCGGAGTTTTGGCTATAGATAATTCGCTTAACCGGATAGATTTTATGGCTTCTGAAAAAACATTTTCCATGCTTATGAGTTTGGTTAGTTTGACCGCTAAGAAAATGATTATTCAGAGTGCCAACGCCAGCCATCATTGTTTTCAGGCATTGATTAAGAATGACCCTGAATTATTTTATGAAAGAGAATTAGCGCAGCGTAAACAGTTAAATCTTGCACCGTTTAAACATATGATTTTGCTTAAGATTAGGGGAATAAACCCAGAGAAGGTTAAAAAGGCATCCGTTGATTTATTTCAGAGGTTAAATGCTCTAAAGACGGCCAGTATGAAAATATTATCTCTTAATTGCGGCCAGCCTGCTAAGTTACGGGGTAATTTTTATTATCAAATATTAATGCGCGCATCTAGTCCACAAAAAGCCAGCCATTTTTTAAAATCTCACTTAAAAGAATGGCATTATTCAGGTATAATAGTTACGATAGATGTGGATCCGGTTTAA
- a CDS encoding glycosyltransferase family 2 protein translates to MAKLSVVVLTKNEESCIGQCLESVKWADEIIVVDDESTDKTVEIVKKYNCKVFFRKMDVEGKHRNWAYAQAKNNWVLSLDADETVTPELRIEIESAIATDEFVAYDIPLRNFISNYWVKYGGWYPAAKVRLFKKDKFKYEESEVHPRAFIEGSCGHLKFDIIHRGYPDLEHFLNSVNRQSTLEAVKWINTGRKMTLLWVSWRAVDRFFRRYIRKKSYKDGMYGFVIAYFDTLYQILSYVKFREMQNKNKQSLNRH, encoded by the coding sequence ATGGCAAAATTATCGGTTGTAGTTTTAACTAAGAATGAGGAGTCATGTATTGGGCAGTGCCTTGAATCGGTGAAGTGGGCTGATGAAATTATCGTGGTAGATGATGAAAGTACAGATAAGACAGTCGAGATTGTTAAAAAATATAACTGTAAAGTTTTCTTTAGGAAAATGGATGTGGAGGGTAAGCATAGAAATTGGGCTTACGCACAGGCAAAAAATAATTGGGTATTAAGCCTTGATGCAGATGAGACGGTTACGCCTGAATTAAGAATAGAGATTGAGAGCGCAATAGCAACAGATGAATTTGTTGCTTATGACATTCCTTTGCGTAACTTTATTAGTAATTATTGGGTAAAATACGGTGGTTGGTATCCGGCAGCGAAGGTAAGGCTATTTAAAAAAGATAAATTTAAATATGAAGAATCTGAGGTGCATCCGCGCGCCTTTATTGAAGGCTCCTGCGGACATCTAAAATTTGATATCATTCATCGAGGATACCCGGATTTAGAGCATTTTTTAAATAGTGTGAATCGTCAGTCTACTCTTGAAGCGGTAAAATGGATAAATACCGGCCGTAAGATGACGCTACTTTGGGTTTCTTGGAGGGCGGTGGACAGATTTTTTAGAAGATACATCCGTAAGAAATCATATAAGGATGGTATGTACGGGTTTGTTATTGCTTATTTTGACACCTTGTATCAAATATTAAGTTATGTAAAGTTTAGAGAGATGCAGAATAAAAATAAGCAAAGCTTGAATAGGCACTGA
- a CDS encoding glycosyltransferase family 9 protein, translating into MIFKSETDAAPKKFNFLIINPFGIGDVLFTTPVIKALKSQYPDSFIGYWSNLRVKPILETNPQINKVFALSRGDFKKIFQESFFKGIWNAIKLTWQIKKEHFDICLDFSLDHRYSLFTKIIGISQRIGFNYKGRGRFLTKRIDLTGYQDKHVVEYYLELLKFLNIPVADKSLCLNISAQSRRKALDLLTVVGIQDNDLIVGIVPGAGGSWGKDSVYKHWPALKFAQVAGMLAGELKAKIVILGDESERKIAEVITHVMRNKPIDFTGKIGLEILPAVIKNCNLLITNDGGPMHMAVALGVKTVSVFGPVSELVYGPFPDSFKHVVLKWDMSCRPCYNNFRLSPCDKDRECLKSVSVKAVFEAAVKLLS; encoded by the coding sequence ATGATTTTTAAAAGTGAGACGGATGCTGCGCCTAAAAAATTTAATTTTTTGATCATTAATCCTTTTGGTATCGGGGATGTCTTATTTACTACGCCGGTAATTAAAGCATTAAAGTCTCAATATCCAGATTCCTTTATCGGTTATTGGTCAAATCTAAGGGTTAAGCCGATTCTTGAAACTAACCCTCAGATAAACAAGGTTTTTGCTCTGTCACGCGGCGACTTTAAGAAAATTTTTCAGGAATCATTTTTTAAGGGAATATGGAATGCAATTAAGTTAACTTGGCAGATAAAAAAAGAGCATTTTGACATTTGTCTTGATTTCTCTCTTGATCACCGCTATAGTTTATTTACAAAAATAATCGGTATCAGCCAACGCATTGGATTTAACTATAAGGGAAGAGGCAGGTTTCTTACCAAGCGAATTGATTTGACAGGATATCAGGATAAACACGTAGTTGAATATTATTTAGAGCTTTTAAAATTTCTGAATATTCCTGTGGCAGATAAGAGTCTGTGCCTGAATATTTCTGCGCAGAGCCGGAGGAAGGCGCTAGATTTATTAACTGTTGTCGGAATCCAAGATAATGATTTGATAGTTGGTATTGTCCCTGGAGCAGGAGGTAGTTGGGGTAAGGATTCAGTCTATAAGCATTGGCCGGCATTGAAATTTGCTCAAGTAGCTGGTATGCTTGCCGGGGAGCTTAAAGCAAAAATCGTAATTTTAGGAGATGAATCTGAGCGCAAGATTGCTGAAGTTATTACGCATGTTATGCGTAATAAGCCAATAGATTTTACAGGTAAGATTGGATTGGAGATTTTACCAGCAGTAATTAAAAATTGTAATTTACTCATTACTAATGATGGCGGCCCTATGCATATGGCAGTAGCTTTGGGGGTGAAAACAGTTTCTGTATTTGGCCCGGTAAGCGAGCTGGTGTACGGGCCGTTTCCAGATAGTTTTAAACATGTAGTTTTAAAATGGGATATGTCTTGTCGGCCATGCTATAATAATTTTAGGTTAAGCCCATGTGATAAAGACAGGGAATGTTTAAAATCCGTAAGTGTGAAAGCAGTTTTTGAAGCAGCAGTGAAGTTATTGAGTTAA
- a CDS encoding glycosyltransferase family 9 protein produces the protein MIDKHKIKRILAVRNDRFGEFLLNIPALRALKEEYPQAKLTLAVNPVVCGLASIVECIDEVVVWDQIKKNLRKYKFELGVVLNPTKEAHLNIFLAGIPVRVGYNRKWGFLLTHKLRDTKDIGKKHEVDSNLELVALVGAYTQNKSILIKVNEKLFPELSNQKIIAIHPFTSDPVKLWAIDNFKELAGRIRRQLGLKVILVGLSQDAIKVEGDIINMINKTSLLELAALLKHCSLLISGDSGPVHLAAAVGTPVIALFRNDLAGKAAKRWGPYGEGHIVIEKSKLSDISIDEVFNRIKDKE, from the coding sequence ATGATAGATAAACATAAGATTAAAAGGATTTTAGCAGTCCGTAATGACAGGTTTGGAGAGTTTTTACTGAATATTCCGGCTCTAAGGGCACTGAAAGAGGAATATCCCCAGGCAAAGCTTACCTTGGCGGTAAATCCTGTAGTTTGTGGATTGGCAAGTATAGTTGAGTGTATTGATGAGGTAGTAGTTTGGGATCAAATTAAGAAGAATTTGAGGAAATATAAATTTGAACTTGGAGTTGTTTTGAATCCTACCAAAGAGGCGCATCTGAATATTTTTCTGGCAGGCATTCCTGTCAGAGTAGGCTATAATAGGAAGTGGGGATTTTTGCTTACTCATAAGCTAAGAGATACAAAGGATATTGGCAAGAAACATGAAGTAGATTCTAATTTAGAGTTAGTTGCTTTAGTTGGAGCGTATACTCAGAATAAGTCTATTTTAATTAAAGTTAATGAAAAGCTTTTTCCTGAACTATCAAATCAGAAAATAATAGCAATACATCCTTTTACCAGTGATCCGGTAAAGCTTTGGGCGATTGATAATTTTAAAGAATTGGCAGGGCGTATTAGGCGGCAATTAGGCCTCAAGGTTATATTAGTTGGGTTATCTCAAGACGCTATAAAAGTAGAGGGCGATATTATAAATATGATTAATAAGACTTCTCTATTGGAATTAGCCGCATTATTAAAACATTGTTCATTACTTATTTCAGGTGATAGCGGGCCAGTGCATTTAGCTGCGGCTGTAGGTACCCCAGTGATAGCGTTATTCAGGAATGATTTAGCCGGTAAGGCTGCTAAACGTTGGGGGCCATATGGAGAAGGACATATTGTGATTGAAAAGAGTAAACTTAGCGATATAAGCATAGATGAAGTATTTAATAGAATAAAGGACAAGGAATGA
- a CDS encoding SxtJ family membrane protein, protein MKNANTQILKSFGITMGFIFIVISVVLFFKHENIFFVAIVSILFFLVAFILPSLLYPLYISWMKLALVLSWINTRLVLFLMFYFIFTPIGVILKLLRKDLLDIKINKAEKTYWRKKDKGSGISSYEKQF, encoded by the coding sequence ATGAAGAATGCCAATACGCAAATACTTAAAAGTTTTGGGATAACTATGGGGTTTATTTTTATAGTTATAAGTGTGGTCTTATTTTTTAAGCATGAAAATATTTTTTTTGTTGCAATAGTATCGATCTTGTTTTTTTTAGTAGCTTTTATTTTGCCTAGCCTGCTTTATCCGTTATACATATCCTGGATGAAATTAGCCCTTGTTTTATCTTGGATTAATACCAGGTTGGTTTTATTTTTGATGTTCTATTTTATTTTTACTCCAATAGGCGTGATCCTGAAATTATTACGAAAAGATTTGCTAGATATAAAAATAAATAAAGCTGAAAAGACATACTGGAGAAAAAAGGATAAAGGTTCTGGTATCTCTTCTTATGAAAAACAATTTTAG
- a CDS encoding glycosyltransferase, with protein MKVLITYVSAGAGHRKVAEAIYDYLKNNRQDLTLELVDLLPFTSRFFRFCYNRGYPFLVHSAVWFWGFFFWMAEFNLTRRFIRKISSIINYFSCQKFVKYLEDENSDFIISTHFLNSELAAGLKLKNKIKSKLITVITDFGVHPFWVSRGTDIYIAASGFTRDELLRSGVDEIQIMVLGIPFSQNFSKTQDRKRLADKFGILVDKFTVLIMTGSFGTGPLEKITQSLCDETQVLVVCANNKSLFTRLRKKDYKSVRVFGFVDNVGELMAVSDIMITKPGGSSITELLVMGLVPIFITAIPGQEKNNAKILAAYGVGFTPENIKQIKKLVIDLKNDPKKLKSLKNNAMALAKPFACQELADVIR; from the coding sequence ATGAAAGTATTAATTACTTATGTTTCAGCAGGCGCCGGGCATCGTAAAGTAGCTGAGGCAATATATGATTACCTAAAAAATAACCGGCAGGATTTAACTCTTGAGCTGGTTGATCTTTTGCCTTTTACCAGCCGATTTTTTCGTTTTTGTTATAATCGCGGTTATCCATTCTTAGTACATTCTGCTGTCTGGTTTTGGGGTTTTTTCTTCTGGATGGCAGAGTTTAACCTGACTCGTCGATTTATCCGTAAAATTTCTTCTATTATAAATTATTTTAGCTGTCAAAAATTCGTAAAATATCTTGAGGATGAGAATTCTGATTTTATCATTTCTACGCATTTCCTTAATTCAGAGCTGGCAGCTGGTTTAAAATTAAAAAATAAAATTAAGTCAAAGCTTATTACTGTGATTACGGATTTTGGGGTACATCCGTTTTGGGTATCTAGGGGAACAGATATCTATATTGCTGCATCAGGGTTTACCAGGGATGAATTATTAAGATCAGGGGTAGATGAAATCCAAATTATGGTTTTAGGGATTCCCTTCAGCCAAAATTTTAGTAAAACTCAAGATAGAAAGCGCTTGGCAGATAAATTTGGTATTTTGGTAGATAAGTTTACGGTGTTGATTATGACGGGGTCATTTGGGACAGGCCCGCTTGAGAAAATTACCCAGAGCCTTTGTGATGAAACGCAAGTATTGGTAGTTTGTGCGAATAATAAATCTCTATTTACGAGGCTGAGGAAAAAAGATTATAAGAGTGTGAGAGTTTTTGGATTTGTGGATAACGTTGGCGAGCTGATGGCGGTTTCTGATATTATGATTACTAAGCCTGGTGGTTCAAGTATTACCGAGTTGTTGGTTATGGGATTAGTCCCTATATTTATAACGGCAATACCCGGCCAAGAGAAAAATAATGCTAAAATTTTGGCTGCTTATGGAGTAGGATTTACACCTGAGAATATTAAGCAGATTAAGAAGTTAGTTATTGATTTAAAGAATGACCCGAAGAAGCTAAAAAGTTTAAAAAACAATGCTATGGCATTGGCTAAGCCATTTGCCTGCCAGGAGCTAGCTGATGTTATACGCTAA